GCTATTGCTTCGACTTCGGGCATTGATAATGTGGAAGCCTTAATTAATCATATTTTTCCAGCCCATTTACAAGATTGTTTTGCGGTGATTGTGGCGGGGGATATGGTAGCCCAGAAAAAACCAGCGCCCTCCATCTATTTATTAGCATTGCAGAAATTACAATTACCGCCCCAAGAATGTCTCGCCATTGAAGATACGGCAGTGGGATTGCGCGCGGCGAAGGGCGCTGGATTAACTACTGTTATCACCGTTAATGATTACACCCTTCATGATGATTTTACGGGCGCTGACTTGATTTTAAATAATTTGGGTGAACCTAGTTTACCCTTTTCTGTGATAGCTGGTGATAGTTACGGTGAAACTTTTTTTAATCTTAATTTAGCCAAATCCCTTAATGAATTATGAGTTATGAATTATGAATTATGAATTATAAAGTGTTAATGCTTAATTGTTGGTGCGTAAATTCTAAATTCTACATTCTACATTATCTTAACCTTTTGTTATTCAAGGGTTAATATTGTCTTAAATCTTTTGAGATAGGGTGTTACAAAGGAAGTCACCTTTAATTAGAACTTCTTGTTAATGTACGCAAAATAAAAATTAAAATGGCAATTAGTATTAGTCCCATTGGGACATATCAAACTGGTGTTTTCGGTGAAGGCGCGGGAGAAATTGTGGTTTTCGATCCTGCCACTCAAAGAGCTTTTGTCGTCAATGCTCAAGCGGTATCCGTAGATGTATTAGATTTAACTGATCCGACTAACCCCGTCAAAATTGGGGCTATTGATGGCTCAAATCTGGGCGGTGT
This DNA window, taken from Cyanobacterium sp. T60_A2020_053, encodes the following:
- a CDS encoding HAD family hydrolase, producing MSLSALIFDVDGTLAETERDGHRVAFNHAFKSLGLPWCWSVELYGNLLAIGGGKERLKYYLTNFHPDFTFDDDFIVKVYQLKNKYFQQLITENKISLRPGVIRLITEAKESNIKMAIASTSGIDNVEALINHIFPAHLQDCFAVIVAGDMVAQKKPAPSIYLLALQKLQLPPQECLAIEDTAVGLRAAKGAGLTTVITVNDYTLHDDFTGADLILNNLGEPSLPFSVIAGDSYGETFFNLNLAKSLNEL